One window of Myxocyprinus asiaticus isolate MX2 ecotype Aquarium Trade chromosome 4, UBuf_Myxa_2, whole genome shotgun sequence genomic DNA carries:
- the LOC127439189 gene encoding cellular tumor antigen p53-like isoform X2 encodes MADNTESQDFAELWERNLMLEPIQTPEGGHCFSSVYDEYLPDSFDPNIFDVITEQPQPSTSPPTSTVPVASDYPGDHGFKLRFPQSGTAKSVTCTYSSDLKKLFCQLAKTCPVQMVVDSLPPQGAMLRATAIYKKSEHVAEVVRRCPHHERTPDSDGLAPAAHLIRVEGNSRADYKEDHVTSRHSVVVPYEPPQLGAECTTVLYNYMCNSSCMGGMNRRPILTIITLETQDGQLLGRRSFEVRVCACPGRDRKTEESNFRKEQEAKTMGKTSSATKRNFKESSSSTPRPEGSKKAKVTLCNSSDEEIYNLQIRGKERFEMLKKINDGLELSDIVPPSDLDKYRQKFVSKTKKEKDGQAPEPKLGKKLMVKDEKSDSD; translated from the exons atggCAGACAATACCGAAAGCCAAGATTTTGCTGAGCTCTGGGAGCGGAACCTCAT GTTGGAGCCTATACAAACACCAGAAGGTGGCCATTGTTTCTCATCAGTCTATGatgag TACCTTCCGGACTCATTCGATCCAAATATTTTTGATGTTATCACTGAGCAGCCTCAGCCATCCACTTCCCCACCAACCTCCACCGTCCCGGTTGCCAGTGACTACCCTGGAGATCATGGCTTCAAGCTGAGATTCCCACAGTCCGGCACCGCCAAATCTGTCACTTGCACA TACTCTTCGGACCTGAAAAAGCTCTTTTGCCAGTTGGCAAAAACTTGTCCTGTTCAGATGGTGGTGGACTCACTCCCTCCCCAGGGTGCAATGCTCAGGGCGACAGCCATATACAAAAAGTCTGAGCATGTGGCTGAGGTGGTCCGCCGATGCCCCCACCATGAGAGGACCCCAGATAGTGATG GACTGGCTCCTGCTGCACACCTAATCCGAGTGGAAGGAAACTCTCGTGCTGATTACAAGGAAGATCATGTCACCTCCAGACACAGTGTAGTTGTACCCTATGAACCTCCACAG TTGGGAGCAGAGTGCACTACTGTCCTTTATAATTACATGTGTAACAGTAGCTGCATGGGTGGGATGAACCGCCGACCCATTCTGACCATTATCACCTTGGAGACTCAGGA TGGCCAGTTGCTGGGCCGTAGGTCTTTTgaggtgcgtgtgtgtgcgtgcccaGGCCGAGACCGAAAAACTGAGGAGAGCAACTTTAGAAAAGAGCAGGAGGCCAAAACCATGGGAAAGACCTCCTCTGCCACCAAACGAA ACTTTAAGGAGTCATCCTCATCTACTCCACGCCCTGAGGGCAGTAAGAAGGCCAAAGTAACACTGTGTAACAGCAGTGATGAAGAGATCTATAACCTGCAG ATCCGTGGTAAGGAGAGATTTGAGATGCTTAAAAAGATCAATGATGGTTTGGAATTGAGCGACATAGTGCCTCCATCTGACTTGGACAAATACCGTCAAAAATT TGTCTCCAAGACCAAGAAAGAGAAGGATGGCCAGGCTCCTGAGCCCAAACTAGGAAAGAAACTGATGGTGAAGGATGAGAAGAGTGATTCTGATTAA
- the LOC127439767 gene encoding zinc-binding protein A33-like, producing the protein MRAKGKTYLFLCVTEFQDPEAGLSNSIGAVRWILPDEGFQSHNSVPSKSSQSPRQKDLKDLRSLQECVKFITQWKQQVEHVCKPGTNADEGQNICANAEPRSLEQCRKLILEWAQELKKVDILFSESPWQQETDACWEQKENKVDSAKHTEQKIMEWAKELQAVSERCGVMREDLAQFLRQLELKKNKNKVAALLPFLEFITWSLLKEDSKGVVPQLWLLSKQRTWKIETPKYIPNSVWSWICSASADITLDPMTNHPWLQLSEDRKKVQEALNEAEVSFSTQRFDSWPCVLGWEGLSSGRHYWEVDIVNNGYWRIGLTTASSKRHGRFPMNPSEGFWAIWRSTRQFYACTKPETELPLSLVPRKLGVYLDYEEGQVSFYNVDTRSHIFTFATSFCEKLYPLFAPLDGRTLITLSSPDFKPEMSK; encoded by the exons GCTAAGGGAAAGACgtatttgtttttatgtgtaacAGAATTTCAGGACCCTGAAGCTGGTCTGAGTAACTCCATCGGGGCTGTGCGCTGGATTCTACCTGATGAGGGTTTTCAGTCTCATAACTCAGTTCCCAGCAAAAGCAGTCAAAGCCCCAGACAAAAG GACCTTAAGGATCTCCGTAGCTTGCAGGAATGTGTGAAGTTTATCACTCAATGGAAACAGCAGGTGGAACATGTCTGCAAG CCTGGTACCAATGCAGATGAAGGCCAAAATATCTGTGCGAATGCAGAGCCTCGTAGTCTGGAACAATGCCGAAAGCTCATCCTTGAGTGGGCACAGGAGCTCAAGAAAGTTGACATT CTGTTCAGTGAGAGCCCCTGGCAGCAAGAAACAGATGCATGCTGGGAGCAGAAAGAGAACAAGGTTGACTCTGCCAAGCATACAGAGCAGAAGATCATGGAATGGGCTAAAGAGTTACAAGCTGTGTCAGAG CGCTGTGGTGTAATGAGAGAAGACTTAGCTCAGTTTCTGAGGCAGTTGGAACTGAAGAAGAACAAGAACAAGGTTGCAGCTTTGTTGCCTTTTCTGGAGTTCATAACTTGGTCTCTGCTGAAGGAGGACAGCAAG GGTGttgttccacagctctggctccTCAGCAAACAACGTACCTGGAAAATAG AGACACCAAAGTACATTCCAAACTCAG TGTGGAGCTGGATCTGCAGTGCATCAG CTGACATCACACTGGACCCCATGACTAACCACCCATGGTTACAGCTCTCAGAGGACAGGAAGAAGGTCCAGGAAGCTCTGAATGAAGCTGAAGTGTCATTTAGCACCCAACGCTTTGACAGCTGGCCTTGTGTTCTGGGCTGGGAAGGGCTCTCCTCCGGTCGTCACTATTGGGAAGTTGATATTGTCAACAATGGCTACTGGCGCATTGGATTGACCACTGCCTCTTCCAAAAGGCATGGCCGCTTTCCCATGAACCCTTCTGAGGGCTTTTGGGCAATATGGAGAAGCACGCGGCAGTTTTATGCTTGCACCAAACCAGAGACCGAGCTACCCTTGTCACTTGTGCCCAGAAAACTGGGAGTCTATTTGGACTATGAGGAAGGTCAGGTGTCTTTCTACAACGTAGACACACGGTCACATATCTTCACATTTGCTACAAGTTTCTGTGAGAAGTTGTACCCTCTCTTCGCACCACTGGATGGACGCACACTTATCACATTGTCCTCTCCAGATTTCAAGCCAgaaatgtctaaataa
- the LOC127439189 gene encoding cellular tumor antigen p53-like isoform X1, translated as MADNTESQDFAELWERNLMLEPIQTPEGGHCFSSVYDEQYLPDSFDPNIFDVITEQPQPSTSPPTSTVPVASDYPGDHGFKLRFPQSGTAKSVTCTYSSDLKKLFCQLAKTCPVQMVVDSLPPQGAMLRATAIYKKSEHVAEVVRRCPHHERTPDSDGLAPAAHLIRVEGNSRADYKEDHVTSRHSVVVPYEPPQLGAECTTVLYNYMCNSSCMGGMNRRPILTIITLETQDGQLLGRRSFEVRVCACPGRDRKTEESNFRKEQEAKTMGKTSSATKRNFKESSSSTPRPEGSKKAKVTLCNSSDEEIYNLQIRGKERFEMLKKINDGLELSDIVPPSDLDKYRQKFVSKTKKEKDGQAPEPKLGKKLMVKDEKSDSD; from the exons atggCAGACAATACCGAAAGCCAAGATTTTGCTGAGCTCTGGGAGCGGAACCTCAT GTTGGAGCCTATACAAACACCAGAAGGTGGCCATTGTTTCTCATCAGTCTATGatgag CAGTACCTTCCGGACTCATTCGATCCAAATATTTTTGATGTTATCACTGAGCAGCCTCAGCCATCCACTTCCCCACCAACCTCCACCGTCCCGGTTGCCAGTGACTACCCTGGAGATCATGGCTTCAAGCTGAGATTCCCACAGTCCGGCACCGCCAAATCTGTCACTTGCACA TACTCTTCGGACCTGAAAAAGCTCTTTTGCCAGTTGGCAAAAACTTGTCCTGTTCAGATGGTGGTGGACTCACTCCCTCCCCAGGGTGCAATGCTCAGGGCGACAGCCATATACAAAAAGTCTGAGCATGTGGCTGAGGTGGTCCGCCGATGCCCCCACCATGAGAGGACCCCAGATAGTGATG GACTGGCTCCTGCTGCACACCTAATCCGAGTGGAAGGAAACTCTCGTGCTGATTACAAGGAAGATCATGTCACCTCCAGACACAGTGTAGTTGTACCCTATGAACCTCCACAG TTGGGAGCAGAGTGCACTACTGTCCTTTATAATTACATGTGTAACAGTAGCTGCATGGGTGGGATGAACCGCCGACCCATTCTGACCATTATCACCTTGGAGACTCAGGA TGGCCAGTTGCTGGGCCGTAGGTCTTTTgaggtgcgtgtgtgtgcgtgcccaGGCCGAGACCGAAAAACTGAGGAGAGCAACTTTAGAAAAGAGCAGGAGGCCAAAACCATGGGAAAGACCTCCTCTGCCACCAAACGAA ACTTTAAGGAGTCATCCTCATCTACTCCACGCCCTGAGGGCAGTAAGAAGGCCAAAGTAACACTGTGTAACAGCAGTGATGAAGAGATCTATAACCTGCAG ATCCGTGGTAAGGAGAGATTTGAGATGCTTAAAAAGATCAATGATGGTTTGGAATTGAGCGACATAGTGCCTCCATCTGACTTGGACAAATACCGTCAAAAATT TGTCTCCAAGACCAAGAAAGAGAAGGATGGCCAGGCTCCTGAGCCCAAACTAGGAAAGAAACTGATGGTGAAGGATGAGAAGAGTGATTCTGATTAA